In Porites lutea chromosome 1, jaPorLute2.1, whole genome shotgun sequence, a single genomic region encodes these proteins:
- the LOC140926100 gene encoding uncharacterized protein, with product MLSDNGSNYVGAAREIKELVDSMDQDKIQKLTSNQGIEWQFNPPEAPHFGGVFERMIKSAKRAIYVILNEADVNDEELQTVFTGAESLLNSRPLTTVSGDVNDEPVLTPNHFLIGQMGGELAPDTVDTTAVSVRRRWRRIQELICRVWSRCMREYLPSIGSRQKWFQPSKNLTVGDVMLVIDPDAPRRDWKLGRIEAVHPGKDGLVRVVDVRTKEGVKRRPISRISPLEFEDY from the coding sequence ATGCTCAGTGATAATGGAAGTAATTACGTCGGAGCAGCACGAGAAATCAAGGAGTTAGTGGATAGCATGGACCAAGACAAAATTCAAAAGCTTACTTCCAACCAAGGAATTGAGTGGCAGTTTAACCCACCAGAAGCGCCACACTTTGGCGGTGTCTTCGAAAGAATGATCAAGTCAGCCAAGAGGGCAATTTATGTAATTTTGAACGAAGCTGATGTCAATGATGAAGAATTACAAACCGTGTTTACTGGAGCCGAAAGTTTGTTAAATTCGAGGCCTTTAACTACAGTTAGTGGAGATGTCAATGACGAGCCTGTGCTGACCCCAAACCATTTCTTAATTGGACAAATGGGTGGAGAGCTAGCCCCAGACACAGTCGATACGACGGCAGTCAGTGTGCGTAGACGATGGAGACGAATACAGGAACTGATTTGTAGAGTATGGAGTCGTTGCATGAGAGAGTATTTGCCAAGTATTGGATCCCGGCAAAAGTGGTTCCAACCTTCAAAGAATCTAACAGTGGGGGACGTGATGTTGGTAATTGATCCAGACGCACCAAGACGGGATTGGAAGCTTGGACGAATAGAGGCAGTGCATCCTGGTAAAGATGGACTAGTACGAGTCGTAGACGTTAGAACCAAAGAAGGGGTGAAACGAAGACCAATTTCCAGAATTTCACCGTTGGAATTTGAAGATTACTAA
- the LOC140926106 gene encoding uncharacterized protein, whose protein sequence is MNAQSYYVETVEPKSSPDPMEYSKWYRTKPKGKLEIGISLVRVTGWINRFLANVKKPQNDGESGELNPRELNQAEEQIIRAAKQKCFPDEIRALENNKPLPSKNDLAEETKFPIILPKNHIVTKLIVKYHHEREGHEMGVNFTLNHLQEQYFVIQGRQQVKKCIKECAECNRRFRGCPARQLMAPLPRIRLEMTQKPFANCATDFAGPFYTMQGRGGPRVKRYLCLFVCLQTHCCHLEMAASLETDA, encoded by the exons ATGAATGCACAGAGCTATTACGTGGAAACAGTCGAACCAAAGAGCTCACCAGACCCAATGGAGTATTCAAAATGGTACAGAACCAAGCCAAAAGGAAAGCTGGAGATCGGAATTTCTTTGGTGCGGGTGACTGGTTGGATTAATCGATTCTTAGCAAATGTCAAAAAGCCTCAAAACGATGGAGAAAGTGGGGAGTTGAACCCAAGGGAACTTAATCAAGCAGAAGAGCAAATCATCAGGGCGGCTAAGCAAAAATGCTTTCCTGACGAGATAAGAGCACTTGAAAACAACAAGCCTCTCCCTAGTAAGA ATGATTTGGCAGAAGAGACGAAGTTTCCAATCATCCTTCCAAAAAATCACATCGTTACCAAGTTAATCGTGAAGTATCACCATGAGAGGGAAGGTCACGAGATGGGAGTGAACTTTACATTAAACCATTTACAAGAGCAGTACTTTGTGATTCAAGGACGACAACAAGTGAAGAAATGTATCAAGGAATGTGCGGAATGTAACCGAAGATTCAGGGGCTGTCCAGCACGACAACTAATGGCACCATTACCTAGAATTCGATTAGAGATGACTCAGAAACCATTTGCAAATTGTGCGACAGATTTTGCAGGACCATTCTACACGATGCAAGGACGAGGTGGACCACGAGTGAAGCGCTACCTTTGCTTATTTGTGTGTTTACAGACACACTGTTGTCATTTAGAAATGGCTGCCTCCCTGGAGACGGATGCTTAA